Proteins co-encoded in one Daphnia carinata strain CSIRO-1 chromosome 3, CSIRO_AGI_Dcar_HiC_V3, whole genome shotgun sequence genomic window:
- the LOC130693257 gene encoding peroxidasin-like, with protein sequence MGLLTMSNYLMVALIAFVMMVDLINAEIRCPTRCLCFRSTVRCMFLQLDQVPAVPANTTILDLRFNRIRDIEPNTFRDMKNLNTLLLNNNHINQLQKGVFNGLKELRYLYLYKNRIKDIDKHTFHDLPKLEQLYLHFNQIDHLDPETFSNVPSLERLFLHNNKLQRIPSGAFHNMESLKRLRLDSNALICDCQMLWLAKMLQEKQGTTQAAAICQSPDQLNGRSVTSLIEEFNCKKPVLTEEPTDVEITFGGTVYFTCKAEGDPEPDIVWLYNNNEISPDDDPKYQVLQDGTLMIENASDSDMGSYECMAKSPAGEVKSRSVHMKPILANSHNNNNSTKVKPKFVVTPEDVDVQDGSSARLDCEVAGHPRPVITWTFNDGPVDRQRTELLANGGLVIRQVRQRDAGTYRCTAGNSLGKISAPAQLRVLSGPVFSDWPRDQTTFEEATVEMGCSADGYPSPGLVWTKDGAPLMPDARTAIGLVRIRIERVQLSDQGRYRCTVSNQVATLEAEALLTVIPSVRPTPSPPRPAAVPPSSSIQSTNRRAPFFVRTPESIEVLTGNSVELLCSADGDPAPTIVWRKDGQNMRQLTHVMPMGNGSLIFRQVQLSDEGTYECTALNEMGVVVARARMRVRERRSVSNRLVLSAVEEARRAVDRAVNETIAALFNRDRSSRLTHSELIRLNRFPTATARELARAAEVYERALAVVRRHIESGHQFNVTREFSYEDALSPQQLDLIANASGCLTHRRKPDCNDMCFHSKYRTFDGTCNNFQQPLWGSSLTGFRRLLKPIYENGFNLPVGWSRSTNYKGFTKPSARLVSTRVVTTTQITSDEIYTHMLMQWGQFLDHDLDLAVPGMASESFGEFVDCRTSCDYSAPCFPIEVPPNDPRIRHHRCMEFVRNSAVCGSGATSVLLNTMLPREQINQLTSYIDASQVYGSTDREARELREVHGNNGHLRRGLLTETGGPLLPFATPNTPVDCKRDREESEIGCFLAGDVRANEQTGLLVMHTLWFREHNRVADELRVINPHWDGDMLYHESRKIIGAIMQHITYEHWLPLIVGHEGMVSMGDYKGYNPQTDATISNVFATAALRMGHGLIQPVLQRLNASFLPIPQGHLLLQDAFFAPWRLVEQGGVDPILRGLFAGPAKIRLSDQLLNANLTESLFRPAHLVSQDLAALNIQRGRDHALPGYNDWRRYCKLPEAETFDDLQSEIQSQVLRDKLQQLYGHPSNIDIWVGGMAEDPVEGAKVGPTFRCLLVEQFRRLRDGDRFWYENPAVFKPEQLTQIKQSTLAKVICDSSDDILEVTKNVFKMPNLQSPSFVTCNEIPKVELRFWAECCHECSNAGQFNSITRRTRRSPNYSYPEDKPAYGEASVLSITSSTSDSFYNNSIPGDEESSRKRVDPQVFRQQSEQPDERIEGLEAMIAKMQRTLKKMSRKLKHVESVCLDKPIKKKHGTKHSQTNCLDSDGVSRENGESWDKDSCTECNCLGGFIRCTTLQCPICENPRQVEGECCPLCDVE encoded by the exons GGATTTACGCTTCAACCGAATCAGGGACATCGAGCCCAACACGTTCCGGGACATGAAGAACCTAAACACgct GCTGTTGAACAACAATCACATCAATCAACTTCAAAAAGGTGTTTTCAACGGCCTCAAAGAACTCAGATACCT GTATCTCTACAAGAATCGAATCAAGGATATCGACAAGCATACGTTTCACGATTTGCCAAAGCTCGAACAGCT GTATCTCCACTTCAACCAGATCGACCACCTTGACCCGGAGACCTTCTCCAACGTCCCGTCGCTGGAGCGATT GTTTTTGCATAACAACAAACTGCAGCGCATACCCAGCGGTGCGTTCCACAACATGGAGTCACTCAAGAGGCT gcgaTTGGACAGCAACGCTCTCATCTGCGATTGTCAAATGTTGTGGCTGGCCAAAATGCTGCAAGAGAAACAAGGAACGACTCAGGCGGCCGCCATCTGCCAGTCACCCGATCAGCTTAACGGCCGCTCCGTGACTTCCCTcattgaagaattcaattgca AAAAACCGGTCCTGACCGAAGAGCCTACCGACGTTGAAATTACCTTCGGCGGTACCGTTTATTTTACCTGCAAAGCAGAAGGCGATCCCGAGCCGGATATCGTCTGGCTCTACAACAA TAACGAAATCAGCCCCGATGACGATCCCAAGTATCAGGTGTTGCAAGACGGAACGCTGATGATCGAAAACGCATCGGACAGCGATATGGGCTCGTACGAGTGCATGGCAAAAAGTCCAGCTGGCGAAGTGAAATCTCGTTCTGTTCACATGAAACCGATATTAGCCAAcagccacaacaacaacaactccaCCAAAG TGAAACCAAAGTTCGTCGTAACACCTGAAGATGTAGACGTACAAGACGGCTCGTCTGCCCGACTCGATTGCGAAGTCGCCGGCCATCCTAGACCGGTTATCACCTGGACATTCAACGACGGCCCGGTCGATCGCCAAAGAACCG AATTATTAGCCAATGGAGGATTGGTTATCCGACAGGTACGACAACGAGACGCTGGAACATATCGCTGCACTGCCGGCAATTCCTTGGGAAAGATTTCAGCACCTGCCCAGCTGAGAGTCCTCA gtgGGCCGGTGTTTAGCGACTGGCCTCGCGATCAGACGACCTTCGAGGAGGCCACGGTCGAGATGGGATGCTCAGCTGATGGATATCCGTCTCCAGGGTTGGTCTGGACTAAAGACGGCGCTCCGTTGATGCCCGACGCTAGAACAGCCATCGGACTAGTTCGGATCCGTATCGAACGTGTCCAGCTGAGCGATCAGGGACGTTATCGATGCACAGTCTCCAATCAGGTGGCCACGTTAGAAGCTGAAGCTCTTCTGACTGTCATTCCGTCCGTCAGACCCACGCCTAGTCCGCCCCGGCCTGCGGCCGTGCCTCCATCGTCGTCCATTCAATCGACCAATCGCCGAGCGCCGTTCTTTGTCCGCACGCCCGAATCCATCGAAGTGCTGACCGGCAATTCGGTTGAATTGCTTTGCTCTGCCGATGGTGATCCAGCACCGACCATCGTCTGGCGTAAAGACGGCCAAAATATGCGCCAATTGACGCACGTCATGCCGATGGGCAACGGAAGTCTCATCTTCCGGCAGGTGCAACTGAGCGATGAAGGCACTTACGAATGCACGGCCTTGAATGAGATGGGCGTGGTGGTTGCCCGCGCACGAATGAGAGTCagag AACGCCGCTCGGTGAGTAATCGTTTGGTCCTGTCGGCCGTGGAAGAGGCCCGTCGTGCTGTCGATCGGGCCGTCAATGAAACGATTGCCGCTTTGTTTAATCGCGATCGTTCATCACGGCTGACTCACAGCGAACTCATCCGTCTCAATCGATTCCCGACGGCCACAGCTCGTGAATTAGCCCGCGCCGCCGAAGTTTACGAACGCGCATTGGCCGTTGTCCGTCGCCACATCGAGAGCGGCCACCAGTTCAATGTCACAC GTGAATTCTCTTACGAAGACGCGCTCAGTCCCCAGCAGCTTGACCTCATCGCTAACGCGTCCGGCTGTTTGACGCACAGGAGAAAACCGGATTGCAATGACATGTGTTTCCATTCGAAATATCGGACGTTCGATGGCACTTGCAACAATTTTCAGCAACCACTTTGGGGCTCTTCTCTCACGGGGTTCCGGCGTTTGCTGAAACCGATTTACGAGAACGGATTCAATTTGCCCGTCGGCTGGAGTCGCAGCACTAATTACAAAGGGTTTACAAAGCCAAGCGCACGGTTAGTTTCCACGCGGGTCGTTACGACCACGCAAATCACGTCGGACGAAATTTACACGCACATGTTGATGCAATGGGGACAGTTCCTGGATCACGATCTCGATTTAGCTGTGCCCGGAATGGCTTCCGAGAGTTTCGGAGAGTTTGTCGATTGCCGGAC GTCATGTGATTACTCAGCGCCGTGTTTCCCGATCGAAGTGCCGCCAAATGATCCGAGAATCCGTCATCATCGGTGCATGGAATTCGTGCGCAACAGCGCCGTATGCGGCTCGGGCGCAACGTCGGTCCTTTTGAACACCATGTTACCGCGAGAACAGATCAATCAACTGACATCTTACATCGATGCATctcag GTCTACGGATCGACTGACAGAGAGGCTCGTGAATTGAGGGAAGTGCACGGGAACAATGGTCACCTAAGACGTGGTTTATTGACGGAAACAGGGGGCCCATTGTTACCCTTTGCCACGCCCAATACTCCCGTTGATTGTAAACGAGACAGAGAGGAAAGTGAGATCGGATGTTTTCTAGCTGGAGACGTTCGTGCAAATGAACAG ACTGGATTGTTAGTCATGCACACGCTATGGTTTAGAGAGCACAATCGCGTTGCGGATGAACTGCGTGTAATCAATCCGCATTGGGATGGCGATATGCTCTACCACGAGTCCCGCAAGATCATCGGTGCTATTATGCAACACATTACGTACGAGCATTGGTTGCCGCTCATCGTCGGACATGAAGGAATGGTTTCAATGGGCGATTACAAAGGATACAATCCGCAAACGGACGCTACCATTTCCAACGTTTTCGCTACGGCCGCTCTCCGGATGGGACACGGTCTCATTCAGCCCGTTCTTCAGCGGCTCAATGCCAGTTTCTTGCCCATTCCGCAAGGTCATTTGTTACTCCAGGACGCCTTTTTCGCTCCGTGGAGGTTGGTGGAACAAGGTGGAGTCGATCCTATCCTTCGAGGCCTTTTTGCTGGACCTGCCAAA ATTCGTCTATCTGATCAATTACTCAATGCCAATCTAACGGAGTCGCTGTTCCGCCCTGCTCATCTCGTATCTCAAGATTTGGCCGCTTTGAATATCCAACGAGGACGTGACCACGCCTTGCCCGGCTACAATGATTGGCGTCGCTACTGTAAACTGCCagaagccgaaacgtttgaTGATCTTCAATCTGAAATCCAAAGTCAAGTCCTGAGGGATAAATTGCAGCAACTTTACGGACATCCCA gtaatATTGATATTTGGGTGGGTGGCATGGCTGAGGATCCAGTTGAAGGTGCTAAAGTTGGACCCACATTCCGGTGCTTGCTGGTCGAACAATTCCGGCGTTTGAGAGATGGTGACAG ATTCTGGTACGAAAATCCGGCTGTTTTCAAGCCGGAACAGCTGACTCAAATCAAGCAATCGACGTTGGCCAAAGTCATTTGCGATAGCAGTGACGACATCCTCGAAGttacaaaaaatgttttcaaaatgcCCAATCTTCAATCGCCATCTTTCGTCACTTGCAATGAAATACCTAAAGTAGAACTGAGATTCTGGGCCGAATGTTGCCATG aaTGCAGCAATGCTGGCCAATTCAATTCCATTACGCGCCGGACAAGACGCTCTCCCAATTACTCGTATCCGGAAGATAAACCTGCGTATGGAGAAGCGTCTGTGTTATCTATAACATCTTCGACATCGGATAGTTTTTATAACAATTCGATCCCCGGCGATGAAGAGTCCTCTCGAAAACGAGTCGATCCTCAAGTGTTCCGTCAACAGTCAGAGCAACCGGACGAGCGAATCGAAGGATTAGAAGCCATGATAGCTAAGATGCAGCGGACTCTAAAA aaaatgtcCCGAAAGTTGAAACACGTGGAGAGCGTTTGCCTCGACAAACCGATCAAGAAGAAACATGGAACGAAACATTCACAAACGAATTGTTTGGACAGCGATGGCGTGTCGCGGGAAAATGGGGAATCGTGGGACAAGGACAGCTGTACCGAATGCAACTGCCTG GGAGGATTTATTCGATGCACAACTTTGCAGTGTCCTATTTGCGAGAATCCTCGTCAAGTAGAAGGTGAATGTTGCCCACTGTGCGACGTCGAGTGA